From one Perca fluviatilis chromosome 10, GENO_Pfluv_1.0, whole genome shotgun sequence genomic stretch:
- the LOC120566555 gene encoding uncharacterized protein LOC120566555: MYPQEKLAFNKLILDQTCFWNLSRILGGTIAYDFDVFETRRITAKQEPGAFVLHITNTQISDTAVYYCIKVRKSNMTFSKGIFLRIKGPEPDITAVNLEFPSVPVGPRDSVTLQCLVLSGSENKTCPEEHSVFWFRAGSDKSHPSLIYAQGNNNDGCEKSPEALSPQKCIYSFYKNVSSSDAGTYYCAVATCGEILFGNGIKLDSEVSVVGTCDSQNNNTILFLLCAALAIGLVVIAFLVYAIRNKSCNCCNAAVTLQTNAATASDNQQSEQSHDDSLVYCTYRLYQGEKPDDAGRKNATAKDETIYSDVRAFATR, translated from the exons ATGTACCCGCAAGAAAAATTGGCATTCAACAAACTTATTTTGGATCAGACTTGCTTCTGGAACCTTTCCAGAATTTTAGGAGGAACAATAGCCTatgattttgatgtttttgagaCTCGTCGCATTACAGCAAAACAAGAGCCTGGCGCATTTGTTCTACACATTACCAACACACAGATAAGCGATACTGCAGTCTACTACTGTATCaaagtcagaaaaagcaacatgaCATTTTCAAAAGGAATATTTCTGAGAATCAAAG gACCAGAACCTGATATCACTGCCGTCAATCTGGAGTTTCCATCTGTTCCAGTCGGTCCACGAGACTCAGTGACTCTCCAGTGTTTAGTCCTCTCTGGCTCAGAGAACAAGACGTGTCCAGAAGAACACAGTGTGTTCTGGTTCAGAGCCGGATCAGATAAATCTCATCCCAGTTTAATTTACGCCCAAGGAAACAATAATGATGGATGTGAGAAGAGTCCCGAAGCTCTCTCTCCACAGAAATGTATCTACAGCTTCTACAAGAACGTCAGCTCTTCTGACGCTGGGACTTATTACTGTGCTGTGGCCACATGTGGAGAGATATTATTTGGAAATGGAATAAAACTGGACAGTGAAG TTTCAGTTGTTGGCACGTGTGATTcacagaacaacaacacaatTCTCTTTCTGCTGTGTGCTGCTTTGGCTATAGGTCTAGTAGTTATAGCCTTCCTTGTTTATGCCATCAGGAATAAATCCTGTAATTGTTGCAACG CTGCCGTGACTCTGCAAACAAATGCTGCAACAGCCAGCGATAATCAGCAAAGTGAGCAG AGCCATGATGACTCTTTGGTTTATTGTACTTACCGGCTTTACCAGGGAGAAAAGCCCGACGACGCAGGGAGAAAAAATGCAACAGCAAAGGATGAGACGATCTACAGTGATGTTAGGGCTTTTGCAACACGCTAA
- the LOC120566554 gene encoding uncharacterized protein LOC120566554: MTPVVLYDAGNTQRTSNYTVVQWPTVSDPVRPGDSVTLQCSVLSDSGNKTCPGDDSVFWFRARSNKSYPDIIYTDGRRHNECDKRSDTQKSCVYRFSKNISSSDAGTYYCAVATCGEILFGDGTKLDIEGTSVWSHKANTIIFLVISAISLIVIAFLIYEIQRNNAVVAGQKHSGGQKIPQNEDRSIYSAVVFTVMKTGSVRIKDSKAAERQRPAAVKAFGLD, from the exons ATGACTCCCGTAG TTTTGTATGACGCAGGAAACACTCAGAGGACATCAAACTACACTGTTGTTCAGTGGCCGACAGTATCAGATCCAGTCCGTCCAGGAGACTCTGTGACTCTCCAGTGTTCAGTCCTCTCCGACTCTGGGAACAAGACGTGTCCAGGAGATGACAGTGTGTTCTGGTTCAGAGCTAGATCGAATAAATCTTATCCGGACATCATCTACACTGATGGAAGAAGACATAATGAATGTGACAAGAGATCTGACACTCAGAAGAGTTGTGTTTATCGCTTCTCTAAGAACATCAGCTCCTCTGATGCTGGGACTTACTACTGTGCTGTGGCCACATGTGGGGAGATTTTATTTGGAGATGGAACTAAACTGGACATTGAAG GAACCAGCGTGTGGTCACATAAGGCCAACACAATTATTTTCTTGGTTATCTCGGCCATAAGTCTGATTGTTATAGCCTTCCTCATTTACGAAATCCAGAGAAACAACG CTGTTGTTGccgggcaaaaacacagtgGTGGTCAGAAAATTCCACAG AATGAAGACAGAAGTATTTATTCTGCTGTCGTCTTCACTGTGATGAAAACTGGAAGTGTGCGGATAAAGGATTCAaaagcagcagagagacagaggcccGCTGCTGTCAAGGCTTTTGGGTTGGATTAG